One Nocardia huaxiensis genomic window, GCGGCCCGGGAGTATCCGGGATCCTCGATGGCCGCGGTATCACCGGGTTTCAGCAGTGCCGCCGCGAGTTCCGCCACCGCCGAACTGGTTCCGGATGTCGCCAGGACCGTGCAGCCGCTTCCGGGAACCAGCCCCCGATGCCGCAACAGATGTTCCGCGACCGCCGCGAGATAGTCGGCCTCACCTGCGCGATCCCTGCGCACCAGGGGAATTCGATCCGAAGCCGCCCGCCAGGCTCGTCGCCACGCGGCCCGGTCGAGGGTTTCGATACTCGGCGCACCCGCCCCCAGATCCAGCAGCCCCGCCAGTGGATTCGTGCGATACGCGCCGCTGGCCGGCGCGGCCGCGGGCTCCGGCGAAGCGGTGAGATAGGTCCCCGACCCGTGCCTGCCACTGAGCCACCCCTCGGCATGCAGCTGGTCGTACGCCGCCGTGACCACGGTCCGGCTCACCCGCAACCGCGCCGCCAGCTCCCGGGAGGACGGCAGCCGGTCGCCACCCCGGAACGCGCCCGTCGCCGCCGCACCACGCAAACCATCCGCCACCTGCACCGCAAGCGGCACGGCGGACGCACGGTCCACCGTGAAGGGCAGGTCCTCCGCCGCGAGATCACCCACGAATTGGCCTTCCGACGAGCGTGAGTTGCGCTCATCCAGAATGCCACTCCGCGCGCACGGCCTCGCGGCGGGCCGACCGGTCAGCGCAGCCGCCTCAGCTCGGGTTCGGTCGGCGGCTGCTCCAGCACGGTGTCGGTGCGACCGCGCAGGAACTTGTCGAACATGGCCGCCACATAGGTGTGGACCAGCGTCACGCCGCGGTCGCCGATGGCGCCGATGTAGCGCGAGGCCAGGCCGCGCGCCGCGGGCGGAATGAGCTGGGGATAGTCGGTGAAGTCGTAGTGCGCCGAATCGCGCATGGTCACATGCTGTTTCCAGCCGGTGCCGCTGCGCCAGAACGCGTCGAACGACGGATTGCCGTCACCGACTTCCTCGATCTGCTGACTGGTCAGCAGCAGGACCGGCCGATCCGTGCCCTCGGTGATCACCCGGCCGAAGTCCTCGTCCACACCGATCTGACCGTCCATGTCGACGGCGGCGTCGATTCGCGGGTCCTCGTGCATGGCCTCGACGGCGGTGTAGCCGCCGGAGGAATGGCCCGCATAGCCGATGTGCTCCAGATCCAGTGCCCGATCCAAACCTGATGGGAGCGAACGCTGTTCGGCATCAGGATTGATGCCATTCGCGAGCTGGGTGAGTGAATCGAGCACGAACCGGGCGTCGAGCAGCCGGGCGTCGATGTACTTCCCGCGGATCGCGGTATCGAACCCGTTCGGTGCGTCCGCGCGGTAAACGATTCTGCCACCGGGAAATTCGACGAAAGCCGGCTCGTAGGTGTGATCGATGGTCACCACCACATACCCGCGACTGGCCAGGTCCTCGGCCAGGCCGTTGCCCCACAATCGGGTATCGCCCGCACCGGGCGAATAGAGCACCACCGGAAAGCTCGCGCCCGCGGGAACCGGTGCGCCTGTGGCGGAATTGGTGAATACGCCGGGCAATCGAATGCCCAGCTGCTGGTCCAGGCCCGGCATGAACTGGTTGGAAAGATAGCGGGTGCGCGGGTATTTCTCGGTGTCGGTGGCCGGGTAGAAGACCGAAACCATCAGTTCCCGTGCGGTATCCGGCTGGAACGGGTCCGGCCGGTTCCTGTCGACCAGGTGCAAGGTCGTTGTCCCGACCTGGAATTGGCCGCCGGGCTTGGCGAGCACGACGATCCCGACGGGCGCGGCCTCGGCCGTACCCGCTGCCGTGGTGGTCAGGGCAATGGCCGTGACTGCCGCAGCGGCTGCGCGCTTGATCAAACTTTCCCCCGTGTGCTGAAAGCAATTGCCACATAAGCCCCGACCGCGATCACCATAGCCCGGATTGCTCCGACGAGCACGTGACGTACGGCGTCGTAGAGGCTGATGGTTGTGACCGGATCTGTACTCGCCGTGAGCCCGCCGAGCAGTGCGGCGCAGGCGAATCCGGTGAGGACCCAGCGCCGGTGTGGTAGTGCTGGTCCCGGCCGGGTCCGGCGGAACCAGCGGGCGGCGTACCAGGCGAGTGCCAGCAGGCCCAGGGCCGAGGAGATGTATCCGATCACGTTGTAGACGCGGTGCGGTCCGATCACGGCCTCGCGCAGCACTTCCCAGTGCTGCACCGCGATGCCGTCGGTATGGGTGAGCGAATCCCACGCCACGTGCGTCAACGCGCCCACCCCGAGCGCCGCGGCGGCCCGCCACACTCCCGGCCAGGAGAGGGTGGTCGTTCGGCCGATCAGACGCAGCAGCGGCGCACGCGCCATCCACGCGATGGCCAGCAGTGCCGCCCCGAGCAGCACATCGACAGGTAGCCCGAGGGCCGAGTGGGTCAGCTCTCCGCCCGGTCCGAGCGGAATGTAGTACCCGGCGTCGGGTGCGATGCTGCCCGCCACGAGGCCCGGAAACCACAGCGTCCGGCGTAGCGGCAGCACCGCCGCCGGGTGTGCGAACGTGAACGGCACAGTTGGATCCCCCCGAAGTGGTCTGTCGAATCGGCCGGGAATTGGCTATTTGGTGAGGCCATTTCTCCGGGGATGCTGGTCACATGAGTGAGTCAGCCTCGATCCGGACCCCATTGTCGCCCACGCTGCGTAGCACGCCGACTCGCCTCAGGGACCGGGCCGCCACCGATCGCGCCGAGTTGGATGCCGTGCTCGATGCCGGGCTGGTGTGCCACCTCGGGGTGGTCATGCACGGTTCGCCCGTGGTCATTCCCACCGTGTACGGCCGTGACGGTGACACGCTCTATCTGCACGGGTCGACCGGTGCGGGAAATCTGCGCGCCGCTCTCACCGGGGCGGTGTCGGTCGCTGTCACACACGTGGACGGCCTCATCTACGCCCGTTCGGCCATGCACTTCTCCATGAACTATCGGTCGGCGGTAATCCATGCCCGCCCAACGGAACTCACCGATGCCGACGATCGGATGCACGGGCTGCGGGTGATCGTCGAGCATGCCGCGCCGGGCTCGTGGGACGCGGTGCGCTCGCCGAACAAGAAGGAGCTCGCCGCCACCATGGTGCTGGCGCTGGACCTCAGCGAGGCGTCGGTGAAGATCCGCACCGGCGGGCCCAGAGACGATGCCGCCGATATCGCGGCGGGGGGCGTCTGGGCGGGCGTGCTGCCCATTCGGCAGGTCTTCGACGCGCCGGTACCGTCCGCGGATCTGGAGCCGGGAGTCGAAGTGCCCCAGCATGTGCTGGCCCGGCTGGCGGACCGTGTGCCGGTGCACTGACGGTTACAGCCGCCACAGCCGCACGGCCTCGCCGCCGCTGCAGGTGGCCAGCCAGGCGCCGTCGGGATGGAAGGCGAGACCGGTCACCGGACCCTGGTGGCCGGTCAGCGCTGGACCGAGCTCCTCCCGGGTGCGCGGGTCCGAAAGGTACACCGCGCCTGCGGCTGTCGCGGCGGCGAGGGTGCCCTTCGGACCGAATGCCAAGCGGGTGAACGCCGCTCCGCTCCGGGTGAGCGCCGGTTCCAGCAGCTGGGTGGCGGCGGTGTCCCACAGCTGTACCGTCGTCTCGTTGATGACCGCTGCCGCAAGGGAATCCACCGGACTGAATACCAGATGCCGGATCGAATGCGAGTACTGGGAGGTGCTGCGCAACGCGAGCGGGAGCAGATCCCAGCGCACCAGGGACGTGTTGTACAGCGCGACACCGATTTTGGTGCCGATGGCGAGATCCCCGGCCGGAGTGAAGGCGATCGAGCTGACGCCCCAGCTGCCGATCAGGACCCGCCGCATCGATCCCGCGCGCTGCAGGTCGTACAGGTAGACGTCATAGGTGGTGCCGACCGCCAGCAGCCGGCTGTCGGGGCTGAAGGACAGATCGACGACATCCCCGGTCACATTCAGCGTGATCGGCGACCGTTCCCCGCTCCGGACATCCCACAGCCCCAGGCTGCCACTCGCCGAGGCCGCCAGCATCGTGCCGTCCGGACTGAAAGCGACGGCGAAATCCGAGGTGTCGCGTCCGGCCCGATGCCGGCCGTGGTGTCCGGGCTCGGTGTGGGCGGTCGCCTGCGCGGGATCGTCCACCGCCAGCCAGCGGACCGTCTCGGGTCCGGCCGTGGCCAGCAGACTGCCGTCCGGGCTGACGGCCACGGCCTTGGCACGGGCGGTGCCGGAAACCGTTGCGGGACCGGGCTCCGGGGGCTTGCCCGCAGCGGGCTGCGCGCGCGTCTCCCGCACTGGCGCGACGCGTTCCACGGGCGCCGCGGTGAGCGCCCGCCCGGCCGCGTCCGCGAGCGCCCCGCAGGTCGGATACCGGTCCGCCGGATTCTTGGCCAGGGCCTGCGCGATGACCGCGTCGAAGCCGGGCGGTGTGCCGGGCCGAAGTTCGCTGACCCGCTGCGGCTTCCGGCCGAGATGCGCCCCGATCAGCGCGGCGGCGTCGGCGGCCACGAACGGTCTTCTGCCGGTGAGGAATTCGAACAGCGTGCAGCCCAGCGAGTACACGTCGGACCGGCGGTCGGTGACCTCACCCCGGAACCGTTCCGGCGCGGTGTAGGCCAGCGTGGTCACCAAGCCGGATCGGGTCGGGGTGTCGCCGAGGCTGCGCGCGATGCCGAAGTCGGTGACCAAACCGTGTTCGCGCCCTCCGGATTCCCGGCGCACCAGCAGATTGGCCGGCTTGACATCGCGGTGCAGCACATTGTTCGCGTGCGCGTGGTCCAAACCCCGTGCGGCATCGGCGATCAGCGCGACCGCCCGCTCCGCCGCGAACGGCCCGGCATCCCGGAGCAACTGCGCGGCGTCACCACCCTGCACATAGCCCATGGCGATCCACAGCACGGCGTCGCCGGCGGCGCTGTGGTCGTAGACCGGCACGATATTCGGGTGCTCGAGTTCGGCCGTCAGTTCGGCCTCGCGTTCGAAGCGGGAGCGGACGGTCTCGTCGGCGGCCATGGACTCCGACAGCACCTTCAAGGCGATCTTCCGCTTCATGCGCGGATGCTGTGCCAGGTAAACCTTGCCCATTCCGCCGGATCCGAGCAGTAGCCGAATCGTGTACCCGGCCAGCACGTCTCCCGGCTGCAGATCCACCGGCTGTCTCCTCATCTTTCCCCCCGGGCACCCGGCGGGCGAATGCCACCCATCACCTGACTCGATGGGTGGCACCGATCATGCAGGGCGACACCGGCGCTCGCAACGGAATCCGGGGGCGGGCGGGTGTCATCTCTTACCAGCAGGTCCCTTCCAGTCCGAGATCGGACAGGGCGGCGCGGGCGAGCCCGCGCAGGGTTGCGTTGTCGCGCAAGACATCCGGGTCGAGGCTCACCAGGGACAGGGTGTAGCTGTCGGCGATGCGGGTGAGATAGCCGGACAGCCGGGTGCGGGGGAGGCGATCGGGCGTCAGGCCGGGGTGGATGGCGCGGGCGGCGACGCCGGTGCAGGCGTGGGAGCCGAGCGTGAGCAGGGAGTCGGGCAGGGTTCCGATATTGGAGCACAGGATGTCTCGCTCGCCCGCGCCCTGTGCCAGGCGGTGGGCCCAGCGGTCGGGGATGACCTGGAGCAGCTCCTCCGGCATGCCGCCGGGGGCGGTCATGCGGTGCTCGTAGGCGGCGCGTGCCTTGCGGCGGAGGGTGGCCGGGGTGTCGTCGCGGTCGATGCGGATCTCCGTCATGGCCATGTCGTTGTCGACACGGGGTTCGTCACGAGTGTCGACGGGGAGGCTGGCGGCGATCGAATCCTGCGGGAAACCGGTGCGCCACAGCATATTCGCCATGAGGTGGACGAAGAGGCTGTTGGCGGTGCCGTCGTGGGCGACCGCCACCCGGTTCCACTCGCGCGCCGGGATCTGCACGACCGCACTGCGGGTGGCGTTCGCCGCCGTGCCGGGTGTGGTGTTGTCGGCGGACAACGCTTTTCGTGGAGTGACCGGAGTCGGAGGGGGCGGCATGCCGTGGCGCAGTGCGCGCGCGACGCCACCCAGGACCGTGCGCCACTGCCGACGGGCGTCGGCCCAATCCGAATGCGCCGCAAGGGGAGCCGCGAGCGGTGCGCCGGCGAGGGCGTGATCGACGGCGAGCGTCACCGCCCGGCCGTCGGCCAGGGCGTGCGAACAGGTCAGGGCGACCACCGAGCCGCCGTCGTCCAGCGCGGCGGCGGCCAGCCGCCAGCCCGGACCGTACTCCGGATCCAGGTCGCCGCCCAGCCGGTCGGCCCAATCCAGCACTGCCGCAGTGGGAATCGGCTGCGCTGTCGTTTCCAGCGGATAGCAGTGCCGGTTCGCCTGCCAGCGCGGCCGGGCGCCCGGCACCCGGGAGCGCACCACCCGCCGGGCCAGTGGGCCGGTGCGCAGCGCCTCGTGGACGCGGTGCAGGAGTTCGGGTTCGACCGGGTCGGCGGTACGCCAAATCCCCTGCAGAACGATCGGGGTGCCCATGCCCCGATGCGCCCGCAGGAAGATCTCGTCCACCACGCTCAGTCGATTCATCGCACTGGAGCGTACCGATCGGTGTGGTATTTCGACCACGTGCGCGCGTGCGCGGGGGTGATCAGGCCGGGCGGCCGTGGCGACCGGCGCCGGAGGCGAAGCGCTGCGCGCCGTCCAGTGCGCCGTCGCCGAGGGCTTTGATCCCGTGCCGGAGTTCGTTGCGGATGGCCGCGTCCTCCTCCAGGCCGTCCTGTTCCAGCACCGACATGCGGTCCGAGCGCAGGCAGGTCTGCGGGAGCGCGGCCAGCTGGGCGCCGAGTTCCTCTGCGGCCCGGCGGGATTCACCGGTCGGGACGACCTGGGTGACCAGGCCGATCTGCAGTGCCTCCGGAGCGCCCACGGCCCGGCCGGTGAGAATCAGATCCATGGCGCGGCCGGTGCCGATGATGCGCGGCAGGCGGACCGTGCCGCCGTCGATGAGCGGCACGCCCCAGCGGCGGCAGAAGACGCCGAAGGTGCTGTCCTGCTCCGCGATTCGCAGATCGCACCACAGGGCCAGCTCCAGCCCGCCCGCCACCGCGTAGCCGGAGACCGCGGCGATCACCGGCTTGGACAGCTTCATGCGGGTCGGGCCCATGGGGCCGTCGCCGTCCTCGGTGACCTGGTTGGAGCGTTCGGTGCCGAGGCCCTTCAGGTCCGCGCCCGCGCAGAAGGTGCCGCCCTCGCCCCACAGCACCGCGACGGCGGCGGTCGGGTCGGCGTCGAATTCGCGGAAGGCGTCGGCGAGGGCTGCGGCGGTGGGGCCGTCGACCGCGTTGCGGGCCTCCGGGCGGTGCAGGATCACGGTGGTGACGGGGCCGTTGCGTTCGATTCGTACGCTCACGGGCTCGACCATACGCCGTACACGCCTGTGTTCGGGAGCCCTTGCGTGAAGAAATGAATCCGTGCTTCACTTCTTTCGTGGCCTACCGCAGAACCCCTGCCGTCCAGGCCCGCCTCGACGCCCAGGCGGGGTCGATCGTGCGGGCCGCCATGAAGGTGCTGTCCGAACAGGGCTTCGCCGGATTGTCCATGGCCACCGTCGCCGCCGAGGCCGGCATCGCCACCGGCACCGTCTACAAGAACTTCAGCGGCAAGGCCGAACTCATGGCCGCCGTGTTCCGCGAGGTGGTCACCCGCGAGGTCGCCACCGTGGCCGCCGCCGGCAGCGCCGGTGAAACCGCCCGTGAACGCGTGACGGCCGCCGTCGAAACCTTCGCGGGACGTGCGCTCAAGAACCCCAAACTCGCCTACGTGCTGCTGGCGGAACCGGTCGATACCGCCGTCGACGCCGAGCGGCTGCGCTTCCGGCGCGCGTTCGCCGAGACCTTCGAGTCCGCGGTGGCCGCCGGTGTCGCCAATGGTCAACTGCCGCCGCAGGATCCGCGCACCAGTGCCACCGCGCTGGTGGGCGCCATCGGCGAGGTGCTGGTCGGTCCGCTGGCCGAACAGCTGCAGAGCGAAACCGTGGTTCCCGAGCTCGTCGCCTTCGCTTTGCGCGCCCTCGGCATCCCGAGCTGAAACAGGAGTCCCTCCATGCACACTCACGACGTGTTCAATCAGGTACCGAACATCGTCCCCTTCGACAACTCCCGCAATCCGGCGCTCATCGAGGGCCTGCATCGGGAGGGTGCGGGCTGGGCCGAGGCCGAGGTGCGTGAACTCGGCGCGCTCGCAGGCGGTTTCGCGGCGCAGGAGTGGGGCCGGGTGGCCAACGACTACCCACCGGTCCTGCACACCCACGACCGCTACGGGCATCGCGTGGACGAGGTGGAGTTCCACCCGTACTGGCACAACCTCATGGAAGTCGCTGTGGCACACGGTTTGCACGGCGCACCGTGGCGCGACGACCGGCCCGGCGCGCACGCCGCCCGCGCCGCCAAGTTCTACACCTGGGGCATCGCGGACGCCGGGCACATGTGCCCGATCTCCATGACCTACGCGGTGGTTCCGGCCCTGCGGCACAACCGGGAACTGTCCGAGAAGTTCGAGCCGCTGCTGGCCTCCGGCGTCTACGACTACGGGCTGCGGGAACCGTCCACCAAGGCCGGTCTCATCGCCGGCATGTCCATGACCGAGAAGCAGGGCGGCTCCGACGTCCGCGCCAATACCACCACGGCCACACCGCAATCCGACGGCGCGTACCGCATCGTCGGCCACAAGTGGTTCACCTCCGCGCCCATGTCGGACATGTTCCTCACGCTCGCGCAGGCGCCGGGCGGCCTGTCCTGCTTCCTGCTGCCGCGCGTGCTGCCCGACGGTTCGCGCAATCCCCTTCGGCTGCAACGGCTCAAGGACAAGCTGGGCAACAAGTCCAATGCCTCCTCGGAGATCGAATACGAGAACGCCACCGGCTGGCTGGTCGGCGAGGAGGGCGCGGGCGTGAAGACCATTATCGAAATGGTCAATATGACGCGCCTGGACTGCGTCATCGGCTCGGCCACCGGCATGCGCGCCGGCGTCACGCACGCGGTGCATCATGCCCGGCATCGAAAGGCGTTCGGCGCCAACCTCATCGACCAGCCCGCCATGCGCAATGTGCTGGCCGACCTGGTCGTCGAATCCGAGGCCGCCACCACCGTCATGATGCGCCTGGCCGGCGCCACCGACCGGGCCGGCGCCGACCCGGCCGAGGCCGCGCTGCGCCGCATCGCGCTGGCCGTCACCAAGTACTGGGTGTGCAAGCGGGCCCCGGCGCATGCCGCCGAAGCCCTGGAATGCCTGGGCGGCAATGGTTATGTCGAGGACTCCGGCATGCCCCGGCTGTACCGCGAGGCCCCGCTCATGTCCATCTGGGAGGGTTCGGGCAATGTGGCGGCGCTGGATGCGTTGCGCGCCATGGCCCGTCAGCCCGAATCGGTCGAGGCCTTCTTCGCCGAGGTCGCCCTGGCGCGCGGTGCGAACCAGCACCTGGACACGGCCATCGATCGAATCGGCAAGGAGCTCACCGACCTCGCCGATATCGAGTACCGCGCCCGCCGCGTGGTCGAGCTCATGGCCCTGGTGCTGCAGGGTTCGCAGCTGGTGCGGCACGGCAATCAGGCCGTGGCGGATGCCTTCTGCGCCACCCGATTCGGCGGCGACTGGGGCATCGCCTTCGGCACCCTGCCCACCGGCATCGACACCGAGGCGATCCTGGAACGCGCGTACGTGGCCTGAGCCGGTTCGATTGGCACGCCAATTTAGAACGTGTTCTACTCGGGTGGATCATCCACAGGGGTAGAGCAAGGGGCAGATCGTGAGCGCAACCAGAGGGCCGCTGACCGGGGTTCGGATTGTCGAGCTGGCCAGCATCGGGCCCGGCCCGCACGCGGGCATGATGCTGGCCGACCTGGGCGCTGACGTGGTGCGGGTGCAGCGGGCCGGGATCGACCGGACGGTGCCGCCCGCGCAACTGCGGGGCCGCCGGACCGTCGAGGCGAATCTGAAGGACCCGGCCGACGTCGCGGCCGTGCTCGAACTCGTCGATCGCGCCGATGTGCTGATCGAGGGGTTCCGGCCGGGCGTGGCCGAACGACTCGGGCTCGGGCCCGAACAGACGCGGGCCCGCAACCCCCGGCTCATCTACGGCCGGGTCACCGGCTGGGGACAGGACGGGCCGCGCGCCGCGCAGGCCGGGCACGACATCAACTACATCGGAATCACCGGGGCGCTCAATGGAATCGGGCGCAAGGGTGAGCGGCCGGTGCCGCCGATCAACCTGCTCGGCGACTACGGCGGCGGCTCGGTCTTTCTCGTGCTCGGCGTGCTGGCCGCGCTATACGAGCGGGAACGCTCCGGAGAAGGGCAGGTCATCGACGCGGCCATGACCGACGGCGTACTCACGCTGGCGCATTCGATCTGGGTCGCGCACCAGGCCGGCGCCTGGTCCGACGAGCGCGGCACCAACCTGCTCGACACCGGCAGGGCCTGGTACGACACCTATCGGACCGCCGACGGGAAGTTCATGGCCGTCGGCGCCTTCGAGCCGCAGTTCTACGCGGAACTGTTGCGCGTGCTCGAACTCGACCCGGAATCCCTTCCGCACCAGATGGATCCGGCCGGGCAGGACATCCTGCGCAAGGTCTTCACCGAGCGCTTCGCGGCCAGAACCCAGGACGAATGGTGCGCCCTGTTCGACGGCGTCGACGCCTGCGTCACCCCGATTCGCAGCTTCACCGACGCCGCCACCGACGAACACCTCACCGCCCGAGGCGCTTTGATCGAACTCGACGGGGTGCGCCAGCCCGCGCCCGCGCCGCGCTTCTCCCGGACCGTGCTCCCCGCGCCCGCGCCGGCGCCCACCTCGGCGACCCCCATCGGTGCGATCTGGGTGTAGCCCGTGTGATCGGATGGGGTGATCACGCACTGCCCCAGGAGGATTCCGATGTCCGAGACCATCACATTCCGGCGGCCCGTCGAAGACGACTTCCTGCGCGTGCAGGACGGCCTCACGCACTGGTGGGGTGGTCTCGGCGGCGAGGAGGGCGCGCGCCAGCGCCGTCTGCTGGTGCCGCGCCTGTTCCTCCAGCACTTCACCACCACCAGCCAGATCGCCGAGGGACCGGCGGGCGAACTCGCGGGCTTCCTGATCGGCCTTCTCTCCCAGGACGATCCGAGCGGGGCCTACATCCACTTCGTGGGCGTCCACCCGGACCAGCGGCGCGGTGGCCTGGGATCGGCTCTCTACCAGCGCTTCTTCGCCGACGCCCGCGCCGCCGGGCGCACCCGCGTCCGGTGCATCACAGGGACCGGCAATCTGCAATCCATCGCGTATCACACCAGCCTCGGCTTCCGGATCGAACCGGGCGACCTCGACCTCGACGGCGTGCCCGCCACCTCCGACTACGACGGCGCGGGACTCGCGCGCGTGAAGTTCGTCCGGGAGCTCTGAATCGCGTTGAGAGTCACGACACGCTTCCGTGTCGCGGGCTGCGGGGATAGCGTCGAAGCATGGCTCGTACAACGTCGTACACGCAGTTCATCGCACTTCCGCCGCAGGAGCTCTGGGCCGTCGTCGGGGACCCGGCGCGGTGGCCGGAATGGAATGCGCGCGTTACCTCGGTGACCCTGTACGGGGAGCCGGGGGCCGGCGTCACGGGCGACTATCTGCCGCGCGGGCGGATGTCCGAGGCGATCCACGGGCGGCTGGCGAAGCCGTTCGTCATCGCCACGTTCGTGCCGGGGCGGGAACTGAGCATCGAGCAGCCGGAGCCCGCGGGGACCATGCGGGTGCGGTGGACGCTGACACCCCGCGACGGCGGGACCGAGGTCGCGCAGGAGCTGACGTTCAGCGGTCCGTCGGCGCCGGTGTTCCGGAAAGTGGTGGGGGACAACCTCCAGACGGATGCACGGACCAGCTTCGCGCGGCTCGCGCAGGTGGCCGGGATCGCTCCCGCGGCGGAGGCGCTGTCGGTGGTGATCGCGGGCGGGAGCGGGGCGCTCGGACGCAATATCGCGGCGGATCTCACCTGCCGGGGGCATCGGGTCACCATTCTGACCCGGCGCGCCGCTGCCGCGCTGCCGTACGAGCAGGTCATCTGGGATGGCCGCACGGTCGGGGATTGGGTTGCGGCGCTCGACAATCCGGGGAAGACAGCGCTGATCAACCTCGCGGGCAAGCTGGTCGACTGC contains:
- a CDS encoding CaiB/BaiF CoA transferase family protein, with the translated sequence MSATRGPLTGVRIVELASIGPGPHAGMMLADLGADVVRVQRAGIDRTVPPAQLRGRRTVEANLKDPADVAAVLELVDRADVLIEGFRPGVAERLGLGPEQTRARNPRLIYGRVTGWGQDGPRAAQAGHDINYIGITGALNGIGRKGERPVPPINLLGDYGGGSVFLVLGVLAALYERERSGEGQVIDAAMTDGVLTLAHSIWVAHQAGAWSDERGTNLLDTGRAWYDTYRTADGKFMAVGAFEPQFYAELLRVLELDPESLPHQMDPAGQDILRKVFTERFAARTQDEWCALFDGVDACVTPIRSFTDAATDEHLTARGALIELDGVRQPAPAPRFSRTVLPAPAPAPTSATPIGAIWV
- a CDS encoding pyridoxamine 5'-phosphate oxidase family protein; its protein translation is MSESASIRTPLSPTLRSTPTRLRDRAATDRAELDAVLDAGLVCHLGVVMHGSPVVIPTVYGRDGDTLYLHGSTGAGNLRAALTGAVSVAVTHVDGLIYARSAMHFSMNYRSAVIHARPTELTDADDRMHGLRVIVEHAAPGSWDAVRSPNKKELAATMVLALDLSEASVKIRTGGPRDDAADIAAGGVWAGVLPIRQVFDAPVPSADLEPGVEVPQHVLARLADRVPVH
- a CDS encoding alpha/beta hydrolase family protein, with the protein product MIKRAAAAAVTAIALTTTAAGTAEAAPVGIVVLAKPGGQFQVGTTTLHLVDRNRPDPFQPDTARELMVSVFYPATDTEKYPRTRYLSNQFMPGLDQQLGIRLPGVFTNSATGAPVPAGASFPVVLYSPGAGDTRLWGNGLAEDLASRGYVVVTIDHTYEPAFVEFPGGRIVYRADAPNGFDTAIRGKYIDARLLDARFVLDSLTQLANGINPDAEQRSLPSGLDRALDLEHIGYAGHSSGGYTAVEAMHEDPRIDAAVDMDGQIGVDEDFGRVITEGTDRPVLLLTSQQIEEVGDGNPSFDAFWRSGTGWKQHVTMRDSAHYDFTDYPQLIPPAARGLASRYIGAIGDRGVTLVHTYVAAMFDKFLRGRTDTVLEQPPTEPELRRLR
- a CDS encoding TetR/AcrR family transcriptional regulator, whose translation is MAYRRTPAVQARLDAQAGSIVRAAMKVLSEQGFAGLSMATVAAEAGIATGTVYKNFSGKAELMAAVFREVVTREVATVAAAGSAGETARERVTAAVETFAGRALKNPKLAYVLLAEPVDTAVDAERLRFRRAFAETFESAVAAGVANGQLPPQDPRTSATALVGAIGEVLVGPLAEQLQSETVVPELVAFALRALGIPS
- a CDS encoding DUF4184 family protein; this translates as MPFTFAHPAAVLPLRRTLWFPGLVAGSIAPDAGYYIPLGPGGELTHSALGLPVDVLLGAALLAIAWMARAPLLRLIGRTTTLSWPGVWRAAAALGVGALTHVAWDSLTHTDGIAVQHWEVLREAVIGPHRVYNVIGYISSALGLLALAWYAARWFRRTRPGPALPHRRWVLTGFACAALLGGLTASTDPVTTISLYDAVRHVLVGAIRAMVIAVGAYVAIAFSTRGKV
- a CDS encoding WD40 repeat domain-containing serine/threonine protein kinase, with translation MDLQPGDVLAGYTIRLLLGSGGMGKVYLAQHPRMKRKIALKVLSESMAADETVRSRFEREAELTAELEHPNIVPVYDHSAAGDAVLWIAMGYVQGGDAAQLLRDAGPFAAERAVALIADAARGLDHAHANNVLHRDVKPANLLVRRESGGREHGLVTDFGIARSLGDTPTRSGLVTTLAYTAPERFRGEVTDRRSDVYSLGCTLFEFLTGRRPFVAADAAALIGAHLGRKPQRVSELRPGTPPGFDAVIAQALAKNPADRYPTCGALADAAGRALTAAPVERVAPVRETRAQPAAGKPPEPGPATVSGTARAKAVAVSPDGSLLATAGPETVRWLAVDDPAQATAHTEPGHHGRHRAGRDTSDFAVAFSPDGTMLAASASGSLGLWDVRSGERSPITLNVTGDVVDLSFSPDSRLLAVGTTYDVYLYDLQRAGSMRRVLIGSWGVSSIAFTPAGDLAIGTKIGVALYNTSLVRWDLLPLALRSTSQYSHSIRHLVFSPVDSLAAAVINETTVQLWDTAATQLLEPALTRSGAAFTRLAFGPKGTLAAATAAGAVYLSDPRTREELGPALTGHQGPVTGLAFHPDGAWLATCSGGEAVRLWRL
- a CDS encoding GNAT family N-acetyltransferase, translating into MSETITFRRPVEDDFLRVQDGLTHWWGGLGGEEGARQRRLLVPRLFLQHFTTTSQIAEGPAGELAGFLIGLLSQDDPSGAYIHFVGVHPDQRRGGLGSALYQRFFADARAAGRTRVRCITGTGNLQSIAYHTSLGFRIEPGDLDLDGVPATSDYDGAGLARVKFVREL
- a CDS encoding crotonase/enoyl-CoA hydratase family protein, coding for MSVRIERNGPVTTVILHRPEARNAVDGPTAAALADAFREFDADPTAAVAVLWGEGGTFCAGADLKGLGTERSNQVTEDGDGPMGPTRMKLSKPVIAAVSGYAVAGGLELALWCDLRIAEQDSTFGVFCRRWGVPLIDGGTVRLPRIIGTGRAMDLILTGRAVGAPEALQIGLVTQVVPTGESRRAAEELGAQLAALPQTCLRSDRMSVLEQDGLEEDAAIRNELRHGIKALGDGALDGAQRFASGAGRHGRPA
- a CDS encoding acyl-CoA dehydrogenase family protein; the protein is MHTHDVFNQVPNIVPFDNSRNPALIEGLHREGAGWAEAEVRELGALAGGFAAQEWGRVANDYPPVLHTHDRYGHRVDEVEFHPYWHNLMEVAVAHGLHGAPWRDDRPGAHAARAAKFYTWGIADAGHMCPISMTYAVVPALRHNRELSEKFEPLLASGVYDYGLREPSTKAGLIAGMSMTEKQGGSDVRANTTTATPQSDGAYRIVGHKWFTSAPMSDMFLTLAQAPGGLSCFLLPRVLPDGSRNPLRLQRLKDKLGNKSNASSEIEYENATGWLVGEEGAGVKTIIEMVNMTRLDCVIGSATGMRAGVTHAVHHARHRKAFGANLIDQPAMRNVLADLVVESEAATTVMMRLAGATDRAGADPAEAALRRIALAVTKYWVCKRAPAHAAEALECLGGNGYVEDSGMPRLYREAPLMSIWEGSGNVAALDALRAMARQPESVEAFFAEVALARGANQHLDTAIDRIGKELTDLADIEYRARRVVELMALVLQGSQLVRHGNQAVADAFCATRFGGDWGIAFGTLPTGIDTEAILERAYVA